A genome region from Triticum aestivum cultivar Chinese Spring chromosome 2B, IWGSC CS RefSeq v2.1, whole genome shotgun sequence includes the following:
- the LOC123046252 gene encoding fasciclin-like arabinogalactan protein 8 has protein sequence MAAARRLLLLLAVSLAALAAARANNITDILDGYSEYSLYNSYLSQTKVCDEINSRSTVTCLVLTNGAMSSLVSNLSLADIKNALRLLTLLDYYDPKKLHSLHGGSELTTTLYQTTGDASGDMGHVNITNLRGGKVGFASAEPGSKFQATYTKSIKEEPYNLSVLEVSDPITFPGLFTSPSAASTNLTALLEKAGCKHFARLIVSSGVVKTYQAAMDKGLTLFAPTDDAFQAKGLPDLGKLTSADLVALLEYHALPQYAPKASLKTMKGGIPTLASTGKGKYDLSVVAKGDDVSMDTGMDKSRVASTVLDDTPVTVHTVDSVLLPPELFGGAPSPAPGASADAPAPAPAPETSSAPAPSPKSDKKKPKHKSPAHSPPAPPADTPDTAPAESPEGDEEADKAADKNGATAVGMSIAAMVASVALVGASLF, from the coding sequence atggccgccgcccgccgcctcctcctcctcctggccgtgtccctcgccgccctcgccgccgcccgcgccaacaACATCACGGACATCCTCGACGGCTACTCCGAGTACTCGCTCTACAACAGCTACCTCTCCCAGACCAAGGTCTGCGACGAGATCAACAGCCGCAGCACGGTGACCTGCCTCGTCCTCACCAACGGCGCCATgtcctccctcgtctccaacctctcCCTCGCCGACATCAAGAACGCGCTCCGCCTCCTCACCCTCCTCGACTACTACGACCCCAAGAAGCTGCACTCGCTCCACGGCGGCTCCGAGCTCACCACCACGCTCTACCAGACCACCGGCGACGCCTCCGGGGACATGGGCCACGTCAACATCACCAACCTCCGCGGCGGCAAGGTCGGCTTCGCCTCCGCCGAGCCCGGCTCCAAGTTCCAGGCCACCTACACCAAGTCCATCAAGGAGGAGCCGTACAACCTCTCCGTCCTCGAGGTCTCCGACCCCATCACCTTCCCCGGCCTCTTCACCTCCCCGTCCGCCGCCTCCACCAACCTCACCGCGCTCCTCGAGAAGGCCGGCTGCAAGCACTTCGCGCGCCTCATCGTGTCGTCCGGGGTCGTCAAGACGTACCAGGCGGCCATGGACAAGGGGCTCACCCTGTTCGCGCCCACCGACGACGCCTTCCAGGCCAAGGGCCTGCCGGATCTGGGCAAGCTCACGAGCGCCGACCTCGTGGCGCTGCTGGAGTACCACGCCTTGCCGCAGTACGCGCCCAAGGCGTCGCTCAAGACCATGAAGGGCGGCATCCCGACCCTGGCCTCCACCGGCAAGGGGAAGTACGACCTCTCCGTGGTTGCCAAGGGCGACGACGTGTCGATGGACACCGGCATGGACAAGTCCCGCGTCGCGTCCACGGTGCTCGACGACACCCCGGTGACCGTGCACACGGTGGACAGCGTGCTGCTGCCGCCGGAGCTCTTCGGCGGCGCCCCGTCGCCGGCACCCGGAGCGTCGGCCGATGCCCCAGCGCCGGCCCCTGCACCAGAAACCTCCtccgcgccggcgccctcgcctaaGTCCGACAAGAAGAAACCGAAACACAAGTCGCCAGCGCATTCCCCACCCGCGCCGCCCGCTGATACGCCTGATACGGCCCCCGCCGAGTCGCCGGAGGGAGACGAGGAGGCGGACAAGGCCGCCGACAAGAACGGCGCGACCGCGGTGGGCATGAGCATCGCGGCCATGGTGGCCTCTGTCGCTCTGGTCGGCGCGTCACTCTTCTGA